Proteins from a genomic interval of Sphingobacterium lactis:
- a CDS encoding cation transporter has translation MNKTIFNITKMDCPSEEQLIRMKLQDFDMVKSLEFDIPSRKLNVYHSGKPEPIFSALETLNLNTSLISTEESNAVLETDTSNDQRKLLWTVLIINFVFFGLEMLFGIFSNSMGLIADSLDMLADSIVYALALFAVGGTIARKNNIAKFAGYFQILLAVIGFVEVIRRFIGIEAMPDFKTMIVVSVLALIANVLCLYLLQKNKSKEAHMQASMIFTSNDVIINSGVIIAGLLVNWLNSSYPDLIIGAIVFVIVARGAYRILKLAK, from the coding sequence ATGAATAAAACCATATTCAATATAACTAAAATGGATTGCCCAAGTGAGGAGCAATTAATCCGTATGAAATTGCAGGATTTCGATATGGTAAAGTCATTGGAATTTGATATTCCCAGTAGAAAACTAAATGTTTACCATAGTGGAAAACCAGAGCCGATTTTTTCGGCTTTGGAAACATTAAACCTGAATACGTCATTGATTTCAACTGAAGAAAGCAATGCAGTTCTTGAAACAGATACAAGCAATGACCAACGGAAACTACTTTGGACTGTACTGATTATCAATTTCGTTTTCTTTGGATTGGAAATGTTGTTCGGTATTTTTTCCAATTCAATGGGATTGATAGCAGACAGCTTGGATATGCTTGCAGACAGTATTGTTTACGCTTTGGCATTGTTTGCTGTTGGGGGTACGATTGCAAGAAAAAACAATATCGCCAAATTTGCAGGTTACTTTCAAATTCTGTTAGCCGTTATCGGTTTTGTTGAAGTTATCAGACGTTTTATCGGAATAGAAGCGATGCCTGATTTCAAAACAATGATTGTTGTTTCTGTTTTGGCGTTGATTGCAAACGTACTTTGTCTTTATCTATTACAAAAGAACAAAAGCAAAGAAGCCCATATGCAGGCTTCGATGATTTTCACTTCCAACGATGTTATAATCAATTCGGGTGTTATCATTGCGGGATTATTGGTCAATTGGCTCAATTCGAGTTATCCGGATTTGATTATTGGGGCAATTGTATTCGTGATTGTGGCAAGAGGTGCATATAGAATACTGAAGTTGGCAAAATAA
- a CDS encoding helix-turn-helix domain-containing protein — protein sequence MEVITIQKSVLEGMKNELKALLELTENATKKYTPIFKEEKWLDNQEVCLMMNITKRTLQTYKDKGLLPYSRLNRKNYYKRSDVQALLEAGQPYNTVENGFIRE from the coding sequence ATGGAAGTAATCACAATACAAAAGTCCGTACTGGAGGGAATGAAAAATGAGCTGAAAGCACTTTTGGAACTGACCGAAAATGCTACGAAAAAATACACGCCAATTTTCAAAGAAGAAAAATGGCTCGATAACCAGGAAGTGTGTCTGATGATGAACATTACCAAGCGGACTTTGCAGACGTATAAGGACAAAGGACTATTGCCCTATTCCCGACTGAACCGTAAGAATTATTATAAACGCTCGGATGTACAGGCTTTGCTCGAAGCCGGACAGCCGTACAATACCGTTGAAAATGGATTTATTCGAGAATGA
- a CDS encoding helix-turn-helix domain-containing protein, with the protein MDLFENDEIIAHQEMITLLRTRIESILKNYRPVMNGEIYLSGEDVCKLLHISKRTLQQYRDDNILPYIQIGGKIIYKESDILTILEQNYISQKTV; encoded by the coding sequence ATGGATTTATTCGAGAATGACGAAATCATTGCCCATCAGGAAATGATAACGCTGCTAAGAACCCGTATCGAAAGTATATTGAAAAATTACCGTCCTGTAATGAACGGGGAAATATACCTGTCGGGCGAAGATGTGTGTAAGCTGCTCCATATCAGCAAACGAACTTTACAGCAATACCGTGATGACAATATCCTGCCGTATATACAGATAGGCGGTAAGATTATTTATAAGGAAAGCGATATTCTGACAATACTTGAACAGAATTATATTTCACAAAAAACAGTTTGA
- a CDS encoding response regulator, translating into MGKEKIIKIGMIDDHDLLRKGICDFIRDDDNFEIVFEAENGKLALKKMEQMEVIPDIMVVDINMPVMNGFETAKALLEKYPQTKILAFSINDDVQDVVKMLNSGAKGYILKGADPEELKKAITVLNDGGRYFSAGVAEVAKEYYKQFPQ; encoded by the coding sequence ATGGGTAAAGAAAAAATAATTAAGATAGGAATGATAGACGACCACGACTTACTTAGGAAAGGTATCTGCGATTTTATACGGGACGACGATAATTTTGAAATCGTATTTGAAGCGGAAAACGGCAAATTAGCACTGAAAAAAATGGAGCAAATGGAAGTTATTCCCGATATAATGGTTGTTGATATAAATATGCCTGTAATGAATGGTTTTGAAACTGCTAAAGCATTGCTTGAAAAATATCCGCAAACCAAAATCTTGGCTTTTAGTATTAACGATGATGTGCAGGATGTGGTTAAAATGCTTAATAGCGGGGCAAAAGGGTATATCCTGAAAGGCGCAGACCCCGAAGAACTCAAAAAAGCCATCACGGTACTAAACGACGGAGGGCGTTATTTCAGTGCAGGTGTAGCTGAAGTAGCAAAAGAATATTACAAACAGTTTCCGCAATAG
- a CDS encoding penicillin-binding protein, with the protein MTRSNLHIKLSNGKSLVCVADSSSAPEQGYIVERLFLPLLSLDNSEQELLMLKEYCTMDERRINAYYRYLIDLTTKEVKFFEEHYSYTNDTFRKGKDITERYYEYLKTIN; encoded by the coding sequence ATGACACGTTCAAATCTTCACATCAAATTGAGTAACGGTAAATCCCTTGTATGCGTTGCCGACAGCAGCAGCGCACCCGAACAGGGCTATATCGTTGAAAGGCTTTTTTTGCCCTTGTTATCCCTTGATAACAGCGAGCAAGAACTCTTAATGCTTAAAGAGTATTGCACGATGGATGAAAGGCGGATAAACGCATATTACCGCTATTTAATAGACCTTACCACTAAAGAAGTTAAGTTTTTTGAAGAGCATTACAGTTATACCAATGACACTTTCAGGAAAGGAAAGGATATAACGGAAAGATACTACGAGTATTTAAAAACGATTAACTAA
- a CDS encoding DUF932 domain-containing protein yields MAHNINFNEQTGRHSFFSVQQKAWHGLGQIVEQYPTSEEAIVHAGLDYEVIKSPLFTQGRTMSIGGSGELIEANDILVPNSFATLRTDTNTPLGVVGKDYHIVQNREAFNFFDAIVGAGDGILYETAGALGNGERIFITAKLPDYIRVGNGDDVTEKYIFLTTSHDGSGSITAAFTPIRIVCQNTLNASLRSMTNVVRIKHTSGAKQRLENAHKVMGLANTLSTQLENIFNDWAKVRVTDREVRKLIQLALCPNKETLNLLKKGAEDEVSTVFKNTVDDAFEYAMISDTQQMATTKGTLFGAYNAVTGYFQNVRNYRDGEAKLQSIVMGGTAQLKTQKAFELCTDFAYSGAEIFNFN; encoded by the coding sequence ATGGCACACAACATCAATTTCAACGAGCAAACAGGACGTCATTCATTTTTCAGCGTTCAACAAAAAGCGTGGCACGGTTTGGGGCAAATCGTAGAGCAGTACCCAACAAGCGAGGAAGCAATAGTACACGCAGGTTTAGATTACGAGGTTATCAAATCCCCACTATTTACACAGGGCAGAACAATGAGCATAGGCGGCAGCGGAGAACTGATTGAAGCCAATGACATCTTAGTACCTAACAGTTTCGCCACACTCCGCACCGACACCAATACACCGTTGGGCGTAGTAGGCAAAGACTACCATATCGTACAAAACCGTGAGGCGTTCAATTTCTTTGATGCTATTGTAGGCGCAGGCGATGGGATATTGTACGAAACCGCAGGAGCATTGGGCAACGGGGAACGCATTTTTATCACTGCCAAGCTGCCCGACTATATCCGAGTAGGTAACGGCGACGATGTTACCGAAAAGTACATCTTCTTAACCACAAGCCACGACGGTAGCGGAAGTATTACCGCAGCGTTTACTCCTATCCGTATCGTATGCCAAAACACCCTGAACGCATCATTGCGGAGTATGACCAACGTAGTGCGTATCAAACACACGTCAGGAGCAAAACAACGCCTTGAAAATGCTCACAAGGTTATGGGGCTTGCCAACACCCTAAGCACACAATTAGAGAACATTTTTAACGACTGGGCTAAAGTAAGGGTAACAGACCGAGAAGTAAGAAAGCTAATCCAGTTGGCACTTTGCCCGAACAAAGAAACGCTTAACCTGCTTAAAAAAGGTGCGGAAGATGAAGTTTCCACCGTATTCAAAAACACCGTAGATGATGCCTTTGAATACGCTATGATAAGCGATACCCAACAAATGGCAACTACCAAAGGCACATTATTCGGGGCTTACAATGCCGTTACAGGCTACTTTCAGAATGTACGCAATTACAGGGATGGCGAAGCCAAACTACAATCCATTGTTATGGGTGGTACAGCACAGCTAAAGACCCAAAAAGCCTTTGAACTGTGTACAGACTTTGCCTATTCAGGAGCAGAGATTTTCAACTTCAATTAA
- a CDS encoding site-specific integrase, with amino-acid sequence MEQAKKSTFKLLFYLKKNELKKNGNAPIMGRITIDGTPKTFGTKLEIDPNNWDLKHGRVQGKSAQALSINKKLDNIRGRIDKIYEDMLKHEGFATAQKVKLSFLGVGVMDDAILKVFNNQNEDFKKLVEKEERSQSTYNKYITVYNHLTTFIKERYHRDDMAFRELTSDFIREFDFYLRYDLQSSHNTVWVYTMPVLALVELAIKKGLIRDNPFQDYEINMEETDRGYILKEDVEKLMMCVPPHPRYKLVKDLFIFSCFTGLAYADIKKLTRNNIQSFFDGHQWIISRRKKSDIASNVRLMEIPKRIIEKYQGTTRNEFIFPVPTNATCNTHIGKLVEKAEIITEQKVTFHTARHTFGTMFLTEGVPLESLSKMMGHKNISTTQIYAKITSQKISKDMDLVTPKFKAMEEAFMMAI; translated from the coding sequence ATGGAACAGGCAAAAAAATCGACGTTCAAACTGCTTTTCTATTTGAAAAAGAACGAACTGAAAAAGAACGGTAATGCCCCGATTATGGGACGTATTACCATTGACGGAACCCCTAAGACTTTCGGAACAAAGTTAGAAATTGACCCCAATAATTGGGATTTGAAACACGGAAGAGTTCAGGGCAAAAGTGCGCAGGCATTAAGCATCAATAAAAAACTGGATAATATACGTGGGCGTATCGACAAGATTTATGAAGATATGCTGAAGCACGAGGGCTTTGCGACCGCCCAAAAAGTAAAGCTATCATTTTTGGGTGTCGGCGTAATGGATGATGCTATCCTAAAAGTTTTCAACAACCAAAATGAGGATTTTAAAAAATTGGTCGAAAAGGAAGAACGCTCACAAAGCACCTACAACAAGTATATCACAGTTTACAATCATCTTACCACATTTATAAAGGAACGCTATCATCGTGATGATATGGCTTTTCGGGAATTGACTTCCGATTTTATCCGGGAGTTTGATTTTTACCTCCGGTATGATTTGCAGTCTTCCCACAATACAGTTTGGGTGTACACGATGCCTGTATTAGCCCTTGTGGAACTGGCTATTAAAAAAGGCTTGATACGTGATAATCCTTTTCAGGATTACGAAATCAATATGGAAGAAACCGACCGGGGTTATATCCTTAAAGAAGATGTTGAAAAGCTGATGATGTGCGTACCACCGCACCCACGGTATAAACTGGTAAAAGACCTGTTTATTTTTAGTTGTTTTACCGGACTTGCTTATGCGGATATTAAAAAACTGACAAGGAACAATATTCAATCATTCTTTGACGGTCATCAATGGATTATCAGCAGGAGAAAGAAATCAGATATTGCTTCAAATGTTCGGTTAATGGAAATCCCTAAGCGTATCATTGAGAAGTATCAGGGTACGACAAGGAATGAATTTATCTTTCCGGTTCCGACCAATGCAACCTGCAATACGCACATAGGTAAACTGGTTGAAAAGGCAGAGATTATTACGGAGCAAAAAGTAACCTTTCACACGGCAAGGCATACTTTCGGAACAATGTTTTTGACCGAGGGTGTACCGCTTGAAAGCCTTAGCAAAATGATGGGGCATAAAAACATTTCCACCACACAGATTTACGCTAAAATCACAAGCCAAAAAATCAGTAAGGATATGGATTTGGTTACCCCTAAATTCAAAGCTATGGAAGAAGCATTTATGATGGCAATCTAA
- a CDS encoding helix-turn-helix transcriptional regulator: MSTLMTAFPDLVTTSSPLVLRQMDLQFLPSNTAFTFLLQIPNNQLENSFRTYFSKIEWLSNWCLFPCGVSIVLLMITLFIFIRQYKKIISKYKDNKQLLNKQEQEAKVLLVKVNDAFEEVIQLARSNHPNFYVRFQECYPQFEPKLLQLNPNLQNSELTLLAYIYLNFQTKEIADYTFKSVKTIQNRKHLLRKKLNIQPSVDLYVWLRS; encoded by the coding sequence ATGAGCACTTTAATGACAGCCTTTCCAGACTTGGTCACCACATCATCACCCCTTGTGCTGCGGCAAATGGATTTACAATTCCTTCCATCCAATACTGCTTTTACCTTCTTATTGCAAATCCCGAATAATCAACTGGAAAATTCCTTCCGAACCTATTTTTCAAAAATTGAATGGCTCAGCAATTGGTGTCTCTTTCCATGTGGCGTATCCATTGTCCTCCTCATGATCACCTTATTCATATTTATCAGGCAATACAAAAAGATAATTTCGAAATATAAGGACAACAAGCAATTGTTAAACAAGCAAGAACAGGAGGCTAAGGTATTATTGGTGAAGGTAAATGATGCGTTTGAGGAAGTAATCCAATTAGCACGATCCAACCACCCTAACTTTTATGTTCGCTTTCAGGAATGCTATCCGCAATTTGAGCCTAAGCTCCTCCAATTAAATCCCAATCTACAAAATTCAGAATTAACGCTGTTAGCTTATATCTATTTGAATTTCCAAACGAAAGAAATTGCAGATTATACGTTCAAATCTGTGAAAACAATCCAGAACAGGAAACACCTGCTGCGAAAAAAATTGAATATTCAACCTTCTGTAGATCTATATGTGTGGTTGAGGTCATGA
- a CDS encoding fimbrillin family protein, with protein sequence MMKYRKAGFCYLMSSVIILFILSSCKKGADIDYENGEALLTLNASIKENGNIQLKRSKSTFSKNHAKLSQNTIARRTLQSDFEVQVSSEDFYGFSRDSGLKAGTTPSKGVMKNERTEKLKSGVSYILKIFRDNQGIRGNQIGEDHILSSGEEHPKQIKLDGGQRYHWIAISNNENNPPTVNNNEISQKDALNKDILYASGSFTAVQGKNLLNIQFEHKTSRIEISIDSRGMSMPFSEGSNGKISMGSGKDASFLGMIKSKTFNILTGEFIGEAAFVPDIPFVLTDSERTISKSVIFHSAEPVTLVENQMSIRVGDISFWAWFLNNKISFTESKYLAAKNSAVVVNPGEKYAIALDFIQSPAEINGIKWSRESLAFHPDTPYGMPQLRFMGVFGHQAFHHINPNVNYFRWNALHPLDATNTGSYDSTKDPCLQVYPKGIWRMPTADEAESLVTLPAENIQVSWQDNAVLRHNVGIRIAHVPSGPAAKEYIFPQRYMAIFFQGYRSHPYDENEPIPYLNSIRDYYSEVYKEGRQIYSNPVSAMFWTSNVGSTPGTAKAYVRQATYTRINEKEIRVDFGEATIQDVDRNLGLQIRCIRTK encoded by the coding sequence ATGATGAAGTATAGAAAAGCAGGTTTTTGCTACCTAATGAGTAGCGTAATAATCTTATTCATTTTAAGTTCCTGTAAAAAAGGGGCAGATATAGATTATGAAAATGGGGAAGCACTATTAACGCTAAATGCGTCGATTAAAGAGAATGGAAATATTCAATTGAAAAGAAGTAAATCCACTTTCTCAAAAAACCACGCGAAATTATCACAGAATACCATTGCTCGAAGAACTTTACAGAGCGATTTTGAGGTCCAGGTTTCTTCGGAAGATTTCTATGGATTTAGTCGAGACAGTGGCTTAAAAGCAGGAACAACACCTAGCAAAGGTGTTATGAAAAATGAAAGAACAGAAAAGTTAAAATCAGGTGTTTCCTATATCTTGAAAATCTTTCGAGATAACCAGGGAATCCGGGGCAATCAAATTGGCGAAGACCATATCCTGAGTTCGGGGGAAGAACATCCTAAACAGATAAAATTGGATGGTGGTCAGCGGTATCACTGGATTGCTATATCCAACAATGAAAACAACCCGCCAACGGTTAATAATAACGAGATTTCCCAAAAGGACGCGCTCAATAAAGACATCTTGTATGCTTCAGGAAGCTTTACAGCGGTTCAAGGTAAAAATCTTTTGAACATCCAGTTCGAGCACAAAACTTCACGCATAGAAATCAGTATTGATAGCCGAGGTATGTCTATGCCTTTTTCAGAAGGTAGTAATGGAAAGATTTCCATGGGAAGTGGTAAAGATGCTTCCTTCTTGGGAATGATAAAAAGTAAAACTTTTAATATTCTCACCGGGGAATTTATCGGAGAAGCAGCCTTCGTTCCTGATATTCCTTTTGTCCTTACAGATTCGGAAAGAACCATTTCAAAATCCGTTATTTTCCACAGTGCTGAGCCTGTAACCCTCGTAGAAAATCAAATGTCCATTAGGGTTGGCGACATTAGCTTTTGGGCGTGGTTCCTGAATAATAAAATTTCCTTTACTGAATCTAAATATCTAGCGGCTAAAAATTCTGCAGTAGTTGTCAATCCGGGCGAAAAATATGCTATTGCATTGGATTTCATCCAATCTCCAGCTGAGATCAATGGCATTAAATGGTCACGAGAGAGCCTTGCATTCCATCCAGACACCCCTTATGGAATGCCACAATTGCGGTTTATGGGTGTATTCGGTCATCAAGCATTTCACCATATAAACCCCAACGTAAATTATTTCCGTTGGAATGCGCTTCACCCACTGGATGCTACAAACACGGGGAGCTATGATTCAACAAAGGATCCATGCTTACAAGTCTATCCAAAAGGTATTTGGCGAATGCCAACAGCTGATGAGGCTGAGAGCCTAGTAACATTGCCAGCAGAAAATATTCAGGTCAGTTGGCAGGATAACGCTGTTCTGCGGCATAATGTTGGTATTCGGATAGCGCATGTTCCTTCCGGACCGGCAGCTAAAGAATACATATTCCCTCAGCGGTATATGGCTATTTTTTTCCAAGGATATCGATCACATCCATACGATGAAAACGAACCTATTCCTTATTTAAACAGCATAAGAGATTATTATAGCGAAGTATATAAAGAAGGCAGGCAAATCTATTCGAATCCTGTCAGTGCCATGTTCTGGACAAGCAATGTTGGTTCAACACCAGGAACGGCAAAAGCCTATGTAAGGCAGGCTACCTATACTCGGATCAATGAAAAAGAAATCCGTGTAGATTTTGGAGAAGCAACAATTCAAGATGTGGATCGGAACCTTGGCTTACAAATCCGATGCATCCGCACAAAATAA
- a CDS encoding acyl-CoA dehydrogenase family protein, which yields MNEVIGQVDFDSYIKSFKKHLYHLFREEFDYSAISLKRDFPAEFLAEIMKKQPLAVAIPSHFGGRGVQVKECLSVLAAASYESLALSLMFGINIALFLEPLAKYGNYTVQERVFKDFLENNAMGGLMITEKAYGSDALNMKTNYQAIGDDYKIQGEKHWQGLSGAADYWLVTARKANENGELTRDIDFFVTENKNPNQHIPMVERYNNLGLYAIPYGINPIDVTVPADQKLNPESTGIKLMLDMLHRSRLQFPGMGMGFIKRLLDETLQHCNTRMVGGAPLSNLDSVKYQISRIQAAYTLNSGMCAYSVETSGIENDLATLSIEANTLKALITDLMQESAQISLQLAGANGYRLDHIAGRSVVDSRPFQIFEGSNEMLYGQIAEALLKLMRKAKETNLYTFLTGYPTANISAPYFKEQLNFSVDGGFNQRDLVTIGRMIARVISFQFVLKLQGFNAQLVEITRQHIQMDLMMFAGQLNSKNHANPIQDYEVDSDWTSFLS from the coding sequence ATGAACGAGGTAATAGGACAAGTAGATTTCGATAGCTACATTAAGTCATTCAAAAAGCATTTATACCATTTATTTAGAGAAGAATTTGATTACAGCGCCATCAGTTTAAAGCGCGATTTTCCTGCTGAATTTCTAGCAGAGATCATGAAGAAACAACCTTTGGCGGTTGCTATCCCTTCGCATTTCGGCGGTCGTGGGGTGCAGGTAAAAGAATGTTTAAGTGTTCTCGCAGCAGCATCTTACGAATCATTGGCATTATCGCTGATGTTCGGGATCAATATTGCCTTATTCTTGGAGCCTTTGGCCAAATATGGTAATTACACGGTGCAAGAACGTGTTTTTAAGGATTTCTTAGAGAATAACGCCATGGGTGGTTTGATGATCACGGAAAAAGCATATGGTAGCGATGCGTTGAATATGAAAACGAACTATCAGGCTATTGGCGATGATTATAAAATACAGGGCGAAAAACACTGGCAAGGTTTGAGCGGTGCAGCCGACTATTGGTTGGTCACTGCACGTAAAGCCAATGAAAATGGCGAATTGACCAGGGATATTGATTTCTTTGTTACGGAAAATAAGAATCCAAATCAACACATTCCAATGGTGGAACGTTATAATAATCTGGGATTATATGCGATTCCTTATGGAATCAATCCGATTGACGTAACGGTTCCTGCTGATCAAAAATTAAATCCGGAAAGTACTGGGATTAAGTTGATGTTGGATATGTTGCATCGCAGTAGATTGCAATTCCCAGGAATGGGGATGGGTTTTATCAAACGCCTGTTGGATGAAACACTACAGCATTGCAATACCCGCATGGTGGGCGGGGCGCCTTTATCCAATTTGGATTCCGTAAAATACCAGATTTCACGAATTCAGGCGGCTTATACGCTAAATTCAGGAATGTGTGCATACAGCGTGGAAACCAGTGGTATTGAAAATGACCTTGCTACATTAAGCATTGAAGCCAATACATTGAAAGCGTTGATCACTGACCTGATGCAAGAATCGGCACAGATCAGCTTGCAACTGGCTGGAGCGAATGGATACCGATTGGATCACATCGCTGGCCGTTCGGTGGTGGACAGCAGACCATTCCAGATTTTTGAAGGTTCCAATGAAATGCTGTATGGTCAGATTGCTGAAGCGCTCTTGAAATTGATGCGTAAAGCCAAAGAAACGAATTTATATACCTTTTTAACAGGATATCCGACTGCCAATATCAGTGCGCCTTACTTTAAAGAGCAATTGAATTTCAGTGTCGATGGTGGCTTTAACCAGCGTGATTTGGTGACGATCGGCCGTATGATCGCACGGGTGATCAGCTTCCAATTTGTCTTGAAACTACAAGGGTTCAATGCGCAATTGGTTGAAATCACAAGACAACATATCCAAATGGATCTAATGATGTTTGCTGGTCAGTTGAACAGCAAAAACCACGCTAATCCAATTCAGGATTATGAAGTGGATTCCGATTGGACATCTTTCTTAAGCTAA
- a CDS encoding helix-turn-helix domain-containing protein, translating into MKKDKINADEFVAKFMVPSLKHLTYIQTPIKIFPLKDIAPYLKTPIPPIFLGYNLLIHLTAGHFKQQIESTTFMVQAPAILISNYGNISAIHSVDKSAQGYCVLIKEQSMTSLFREQEILNIFTIAPLLNLHPDDSQDFTALLDLLYKEIYGKNPYTEFYESLFKSVILKIIKVSNANKTLARRQEIAIAFKQLVHLHFNNEKSVNFYADKLAVSVNYLNRCVSTVFKKSSKELILEVAIINSQLMLLETNKSIATIAYELDFADPSYFTRLFKKIVGISPSDYRRSLGK; encoded by the coding sequence ATGAAAAAAGATAAGATTAATGCAGATGAGTTTGTTGCCAAGTTTATGGTGCCCAGCCTTAAGCATTTAACTTATATCCAGACCCCAATAAAAATATTTCCATTAAAGGATATTGCTCCGTACCTGAAAACCCCCATTCCACCTATCTTTTTGGGGTATAATCTTTTGATACATCTGACAGCTGGTCATTTCAAACAACAGATTGAATCGACGACTTTTATGGTGCAGGCACCGGCGATTTTGATCAGTAACTATGGGAATATTTCCGCTATCCACTCCGTCGATAAATCGGCACAGGGATATTGCGTGCTGATAAAAGAACAGTCCATGACCTCGCTTTTTCGCGAACAGGAGATCCTGAATATCTTTACCATTGCTCCATTGTTGAACCTGCATCCGGATGATAGTCAGGATTTTACGGCGTTGCTGGATCTGTTGTATAAGGAGATCTATGGCAAAAACCCGTATACCGAATTCTACGAAAGCTTATTTAAATCGGTTATCCTGAAAATCATCAAGGTATCCAATGCCAATAAAACCCTGGCACGTCGGCAGGAAATTGCTATTGCTTTTAAGCAATTGGTACATCTCCATTTTAACAATGAAAAATCAGTGAATTTCTATGCTGATAAATTAGCGGTATCGGTGAACTATCTGAATCGCTGTGTATCTACTGTATTTAAAAAGTCATCCAAAGAATTGATCCTTGAAGTTGCGATCATCAATAGCCAATTAATGCTTCTTGAAACCAATAAGAGTATCGCGACTATAGCCTATGAACTGGACTTTGCCGACCCCTCTTATTTTACCCGTTTATTTAAGAAAATAGTGGGCATATCACCTTCAGATTATCGCCGATCCCTGGGTAAATAA
- a CDS encoding transposase — METIEREFEFAERTSKKQPFDKRLILHMLDQIELGVPRRDLMEQYGVSEVSLIRWMKKFGRQPIGAKRYTTELKRSVIRAVQDGMSAYRAGNTFDISCGTVSRWVREYKGKNTELSSPEPDDMANKKPVDPKEAEILALKKALEYANLKIRALDTMIDIAEEQLKIDIRKKSGAKRS; from the coding sequence ATGGAAACAATAGAAAGAGAGTTTGAGTTCGCTGAGCGGACCAGTAAGAAGCAGCCATTCGACAAGCGTTTGATCCTCCACATGCTGGATCAGATCGAACTTGGGGTCCCCCGCCGGGACCTGATGGAACAGTACGGTGTCTCCGAAGTGAGCCTGATCCGCTGGATGAAGAAGTTCGGGCGACAGCCCATTGGGGCAAAGCGGTATACCACCGAGCTGAAGCGTTCAGTGATCAGGGCGGTCCAGGACGGGATGAGCGCCTACCGGGCGGGGAACACCTTTGATATCTCCTGCGGTACGGTCTCCAGATGGGTCAGGGAATATAAGGGGAAAAATACCGAACTTAGTTCCCCAGAACCCGATGATATGGCCAACAAGAAACCCGTAGACCCCAAAGAGGCAGAGATCCTGGCCCTGAAGAAGGCCCTGGAATATGCAAACCTGAAGATCAGGGCATTGGATACCATGATCGATATTGCCGAGGAACAGCTCAAGATCGACATCAGAAAAAAGTCTGGTGCCAAGCGGTCGTAA